From one Streptomyces chromofuscus genomic stretch:
- a CDS encoding dihydrolipoamide acetyltransferase family protein, with the protein MAELLRMPEVAANTEEAVLQSWNVELHTRYAAGDPIVTVETEKAVVEVEAESEGVLLQLLVDAGATVTVGTPIAVWGAPGESASAAAAVVASLGNGTVPVAASSEPVPASPPSPSPSPSPSPDEGERLFASPLARRLARRLDVDLRGVVGSGPHGRIRRSDVEAAAARSAQPAPDVPESSRDDVRATASPAVEEARFVDVPISRMRRAIARRLTESKQTTPHFYLRAGAHVDALLELRGQINAGQDVKVSVNDLLVKAIASAHRTVPSMNVQWRDTAVRQFTDVDIAVAVATEGGLVTPVVRGVDSLSMSGVATATRDLIGRAKERRLQQEELEGGTITITNLGMYGTEDFAAIINPPHAAILAVGAARQEAVVEEGEVTVASVLRLTLAVDHRSVDGATAAEWMRVFVDVLEHPLRILL; encoded by the coding sequence GAACGTCGAGTTGCACACCCGCTACGCCGCGGGGGATCCGATCGTCACGGTGGAGACCGAGAAGGCCGTGGTCGAGGTGGAGGCCGAGAGCGAGGGTGTACTCCTGCAACTCCTGGTGGACGCCGGTGCGACGGTGACCGTGGGTACACCGATCGCGGTGTGGGGAGCGCCCGGCGAGTCGGCGTCGGCGGCAGCCGCCGTGGTGGCTTCGTTGGGGAACGGAACGGTGCCCGTGGCAGCATCTTCCGAGCCGGTACCGGCATCGCCACCGTCACCGTCGCCGTCGCCGTCGCCGTCGCCGGACGAGGGTGAACGCCTCTTCGCGAGCCCGCTGGCGAGGCGACTCGCACGCCGGCTGGACGTCGATCTGCGCGGCGTGGTGGGGAGCGGCCCGCACGGACGGATCCGGCGGTCCGACGTCGAAGCGGCTGCCGCCCGGTCGGCGCAGCCGGCGCCGGACGTACCGGAGAGCTCCCGGGACGACGTCCGCGCGACCGCGTCCCCGGCTGTCGAGGAGGCGCGGTTCGTGGACGTGCCCATCTCGCGGATGCGCCGGGCCATCGCCCGTCGGCTGACGGAGAGCAAGCAGACCACGCCGCACTTCTACCTGCGGGCCGGCGCACATGTCGACGCGTTGCTCGAGTTGCGCGGGCAGATCAACGCCGGCCAGGACGTGAAGGTGTCGGTCAACGACCTCTTGGTCAAGGCGATCGCGTCCGCGCACAGGACCGTTCCCTCGATGAACGTGCAGTGGCGCGACACGGCCGTCCGGCAGTTCACGGACGTCGACATCGCCGTGGCCGTCGCCACCGAAGGCGGTCTGGTCACCCCTGTGGTCCGCGGGGTGGACTCCCTGTCGATGAGCGGTGTGGCCACGGCCACCAGGGACCTCATCGGCCGTGCGAAGGAGCGTCGGCTGCAGCAGGAGGAACTGGAGGGCGGCACGATCACGATCACCAACCTCGGCATGTACGGCACCGAAGACTTCGCAGCGATCATCAACCCGCCGCATGCCGCGATCCTGGCCGTCGGAGCGGCGCGGCAGGAGGCGGTCGTCGAGGAAGGCGAGGTCACCGTGGCCTCCGTGCTGCGACTGACCCTCGCCGTCGACCACCGGTCGGTGGACGGTGCCACCGCGGCCGAGTGGATGAGGGTCTTCGTCGACGTTCTGGAACACCCGCTCAGGATCCTGCTGTGA